The genomic region GGCCGGAGCGATTTCCGGACGGAAAGTCGGCGAGCAGCCCAGATGAGTACAGATGCCGATCGCCACGAAAATTTCCGGTTTGATCGAGCGGACAGGATTTTTAGTGTAAGAAGGCTGAATGGATTCTTCGGATAGAGGATCCCGAAGTTCGCTGTCCAGGGTTTGTAACGTCGCAAGCACTTCGGGCGTCCTGTTCAGGATCCAGACGGGTTTGCCGCGCCAGGCAACGCGGAGCAACTGGCCGGATTCCATTTTGCTGATGTCAACTTCCACCGGCGCTCCGGCAGCCATGGTTTTTACGCTGGGCTGCATCTGAGCAAGAAAAGGAACGGCCAGATAGCCGGTTCCCACTGCGCCAACCACGGTCAAGGCCGAGGTTAAAAACTGGCGTTTGGACTTATCGACGCCTTCTTTATTCATTAGAGAATTCTCCTGGTTTGGTCTTTGCCATTATTAAGTGCGCTTAATTTTCGGGCAAATATACCACTAGAACCTAGTGAATTTGAAGAGCTTGAATTGAATTGTTTAGGTGCGCCTTCAGGAGCCGGAATTGTTTCAGTGGCGTATGCCTGTCGGCTGAGGCCTAAAGTCATGAACTTGTAAGGGATTATTGCGAACCGGACCGAACGCAACGGTGCTTCATGCGCTCAGGGTTTTTGTCAACGCCGACAGGAACCGGGCATTTTCTTCGGGCTTGCCTACGGTCACCCTCAAGCAGTCGGTCAGTGCTCCGCCTTGCGGATTGAGATTCTTGATGAGCACGCCCTGGCGCAGCAGCGAGGCGAAAATGCCGTCGGCCCGACCGGGCTGCGTCCTGAACAGGATGAAATTCGCGGCGCTGGGGTAGGGCGTGATGCCGTCCAGTTGCTTCAGCCGATCGAAAACGATCTTTCTTTCGGCGCAGATCTTCTGTGTTTGCTCGTCGAACAGCGCTTTATGGGTCAGCGCGAACCGGGCGCTGGCCTGGGTAAGAATGTTGATGTTATACGGCAGGCGGATTTTGTTGAGCTGTTCGATCCAGTCCGGATGGCCGGCCATGTAGCCCAGCCTGAGGCCTGCCAGCCCCAGTTTCGATACCGTGCGCATGACCAGAAGATTGTGCCGGCGCCCTGCTTCCGGAAGAAAACTGGCTCCTGCGAACGGCTCGTAGGCTTCGTCGATGACGACCAGACCGGGCGCGCTGCGGATGATCTCGTCGATCGAGGCGGCGTTGAACAAATTGCCGGTGGGATTGTTCGGGTAGGCCAGAAAAATGATCGAAGGCCGATGCCGTTCGACGGCGGACAGCAGTGCCGGCAGGTCCAGTTCGAAGCTGTCCGGCTGCAGGGGCACGCCGATGTAGTTCAGGCCCAGACAGCGGCTGATCTGCCGGTACATGACGAAGCCCGGATCCGGCGACAGCACGCCGGCGTTCGGTGGCAGCGCCATCAGCAGCAACTGGATCAGTTCGTCCGAGCCGTTGCCGAGGAGCAGAGCCGATTCGGCCGGTATCCGATACACGGACCGGAGCGTTGCGGCCAGCTCCGCCGCTTCCGGATCGGGATAACGGTTGAGCTGGCACTCGGCGAGGGTCGCCAGCCAGCTTTTTTTAACGTCTTCCGGCCAACTGTAGGGATTCTCCATCGCATCCAGCTTGATCAAGCCGTGAGCATTGGCCACTTTATAGGCGGACAGAGCCAGCACTTCCTGGCGAAATACTGAGGAAACGGGATCGGTTTGCGTCATGGTTTATTTTAAATCGGTGGGATGGGAATGCGTCGGGGCGGCCGATGGAAAACCGTCGGCCTGCCGCCGCCTTGATCTTTCCTTTATTCGGTCCGGTATTCGGCCGAGCGGGCATGCGCGGTCAATTGTTCGCCCCGGGCCAGGATCGAAGCGGCCCGGCCCAGGGTTCTGGCGCCCGCCGGCGAGCAGTTGATGAGACTGGTCCGTTTTTGAAAATCGTAAACTCCAAGGGGCGACGAGAAACGCGCGGTTCCGGACGTCGGCAGCACGTGATTGGGACCGGCGCAGTAATCGCCAAGAGCCTCGGCGGTGTAACGCCCCATGAAGATCGCACCGGCGTGGCGAATGTGCCGGCTCAGGGCTTCCGGCTCCGCCACCGAGAGTTCCAGATGTTCCGGAGCAATCCGGTTGGCGACCGAGGCCGCGACAAGCAGATGGTCGACCCGGATCAGGGCGCCGCGTTCCGTCAGTGAGGCGCGGATGATGTCGGCGCGCTCCATCGTCGGCAGCAACCGTCGGATGCTCGCCTCGACCGCATCCAGAAAGCCCGGATCGTCGCTGATCAGAATGGCCTGGGCGTTTTCGTCGTGTTCCGCCTGCGAGAACAGGTCCATGGCGATCCAGTCGGGATCGGTTTTGCCGTCGCAGATAATTAAAATTTCGGAAGGGCCGGCGATCATGTCGATGCCGACTTGTCCGAACACCAGTTTTTTGGCAGTCGCCACGTAAATGTTGCCGGGGCCGACAATTTTGGCGACGGGAGGGATGGTCCCGGTGCCGTAGGCCAGCGCGGCCACGGCCTGAGCGCCACCCACGGTAAACACCCGGTCGACGCCCGCCAGCCAGGCGGCCGCGAGCACCATGGAATTGGCTTCTCCCCCGGGCGTCGGCACCACCATGATCAGTTCGGCGACGCCCGCGACCTTGGCGGGGATGGCGTTCATCAGCACGGAAGACGGATAGGCGGCCTTGCCGCCGGGGACGTAGAGACCGACCCGGTCCAGCGGCGTGATTTTCTGCCCCAGGACGGTGCCGTCCGCCTCGGTAAACTCCCAGGAGGCCATTTTCTGATGTTCCGCGTAGGCCCGGATGCGGTCCGCCGCGGTTTGCAGGGCCTTGGCCTGATCCTGCGGCAGGCCGTCCCACGCCTGTTTCAGCACGGCCTTCGGCATTTCCAGTTCGCCGGCCTGGGTGATTTGGCGCCGGTCGAAGCGATTGGTGTACTCGACCAGAGCCTGGTCGCCGCGGCTGCGGATATCGGCAAGGATGTCGATCACCCGGCGATGGACGTCGAGATCCTCGGATTCGTTCCAGGCGAGCAACTGCTCCAGTTGCCGGTCGAAATCGGGTGCCGCCGCATCGAGGCGGGTCATGCGTAGTTCGGTCATGGCGTTACCTTTGCGCTAAAGTGGTTTCGAATTGCTCCAGCAGGGTTGCAATCGCCTGGTTCTTCATTTTCATCGCGGCTTTATTGACGACCAGCCGGGAGCTGACGTTCATGATCAGGTCGCGCGGTTCCAGATTGTTGGCCCGCAATGTATTGCCGGTGTCGACCAGGTCGACGATGCAGTCGGCGAGTCCTACCAGAGGCGCCAGCTCCATCGATCCGTACAGCTTGATGATCTCGGCCTGGATGCCCCGGTCGGCAAAATAACGCTGGGCGGTCTTGACGTATTTGGTCGCCACCCGCAGCCGGCCCTGGGGCGGCGGAGCGTCCTTGGGCACGGCGGTCATCAGTCGGCAGCAGGCGATGTTCAGGTCCAGCGGTTCGTACAGACTTTCGGCGCCGTGTTCCAGCAGGACGTCCTTGCCGGCGATGCCGAGATCGGCGGCGCCGTATTCGACGAACGTGGGCACGTCGGTGGCCCGGATAATGACCAACTGGACGTCTTCCCGCGTGGTTTGCAGAATCAGCTTGCGGCAGGTTTTCGGATCGTCGACGGGCATGATGCCGGCATCGGCCAGGAAAGGCAGGGCTTCTTCGTAAATTCTGCCCTTGGAGACGGCGATGGTAAGCATAAATTACACCTTAGTTCGGAACGCGGCGAATGGTGGCGCCCAGTTGCGCCAGTTTTTCCTCGATGTGATCGTAACCCCGGTCGATATGGTAAATCCGGTCGACCAGCGTGCTGCCTTCGGCGGCCAGGGCCGCAATGACCAGGCTGGCCGAGGCGCGTAAATCGGTGGCCATGATCGGGGCCGCGGTCAGCTTGTTCACGCCGGTGCAAATGGCGGTGTTGGACTCCAGTTTGATGTCGGCGCCCATGCGCTGAAGTTCCTGCACGTGCATGAAACGGTTTTCGAAGACGGTTTCGGTAATGATGCCGACGCCTTCGGCCACGGTGTTCAGCGCGATGAACTGGGCCTGCATGTCGGTCGGAAAGGCCGGGTAAGGGGCCGTGCGGACCGAGACCGCTTTCGGCCGCTTGCCGTGCATGTCCAGTTTGATCCAGTCGTCGCCGGTAGTGACGTCGGCTCCGGCTTCGGTCAATTTTTCCAGCACTGCGTCGAGAATGTCGGGGCGCGTGTTTTTCAGTTTGACCGAGCCTCCGGTAATGGCGGCGGCGACCAAATAGGTACCGGTTTCGATCCGGTCGGGCAGGATCGTGTAATGGAGATTGTCGACGCCGAGCCGGTCGGCGCCTTCGATGACCAGAACGTCGCTGCCGATGCCGGAAATGTTGGCCCCCATTTTATTCAGGAAATGCGCCAGGTCGGTGACTTCCGGCTCCTTGGCGGCATTTTCCAGAATGGTGGTGCCTTCGGCCAGTGCGGCCGCCATCATCAGGTTTTCGGTGCCGGTGACGGTGACCTGCTCCAGCACCAGCCGACAGCCTTTCAGCCGTTTGGCCCGGGCATGGATGTAGCCGCCCTCCACGGTAATCTCGGCGCCCATTTTCATCAGTCCGTTCAGATGAATGTCGACAGGTCGAGTGCCGATGGCGCAGCCGCCCGGCAGCGACACGTGCGCTTCGCCGAAACGCGCCAGCAGCGGCCCCAGCACCAGAATGGACGCCCGCATCGTCCGGACCAGTTCGTAAGGCGCTTCGTAACTGGTGATCGAACTCGAATCGACTTCGATGTTCATTTTTTCGTCGACCAGCAAATGCACGCCCATGCGCCCCAACAGTTCCATCGTCGTGGTAATGTCGTGCAGATGGGGAATGTTGCCCACCATGATTGGTTTTTCCGAAAGCAGCGTGGCGGCCAGGATCGGCAGGGCGGCATTTTTGGCGCCGGAGATGCGCAGTTCGCCGGAAAGTTGGGTGCCGCCGGTAATAATGAGTTTATCCATACAAAGTCTTTTTAGAGTCTATTGAAATTGAAAAAACGGCCGTCCGGAGTCAATCGGCATGGCTTTGGAAATGGCTGGTTTTATCGAAGCCGCTCAGTTTGGCCAGCGTGAGGAGTTGCTGTGGAATATTGCGGAAATGCAGATGAGTTCGGCGAGCGCGGGCGCGTTTCAACCATTCGATCAATAAGGCCAAGCCGGCGCTGTCGGTACAGGCCACCTGAGCCAGGTCGATCGTGACGTCCTTTCCCGAATTCAGGAATGAAGAAGCCTTCAGGGTCCGTTTGTCGATCGTCGCGAAAGTCAGATCGCCGTCGATCAGAAACAGCCCGCCCCCTTTGTCGATGATGTTGAGTTTGCTCACTTCTTTTTTTCTTCCGCGGATTTGAACAGAAACTGGCCGATCGCCTTTTCCAGGATGATGGCCGACTGGGTAATCTCGATGTTGCTGCCTTCTTTCAGGTATTCTTCGGAGCCACCGGGTTCAAGGCTGACGTATTGTTCGCCGAGCAGGCCGGCGGTGAAGACGCTGGCGGTGGTGTCGCTGGGCAGGTTGTCGTATTGCGAATAAATCGACATTTTGACCACCGACTGATAGGTTTCCGGATCGAAGCCGATCGAGCTGACCTGGCCTATTTTGACGCCGGCGACGGACACCGGGGATTTCACTTTCAACCCGCCGGAATTATCGAAGCGGGCAATGACCGTATAGCTGTCCTGCTCGATGAAGGTGCTCAAATTGCTCACCTGAAGGGCCAGAAAAAACAGCCCGGCGATGCCGGCGGCGACAAAAAGCCCGATCAGGGTGTCCTGAGTGGTGGTTGACTGCATAGATTAATCGTCTCCAAACATGAGTGCGGTCAGGATGAAATCGAGACCCAAGATACTAAAAGCGGAATTGACCACGGTGCGCGTGGTGGCCCGGCTGACGCCCTCGGAAGTCGGAACCGAATCGTAGCCTTCGAACAGAGCGATCCAGGTGGTGACGAAACCGAACACGAGGCTTTTGATGACGCCGTTGACGATGTCGTCGTAAAAATCGATGTTGGCCTGCATCTGCGACCAGTAGGAACCTTCGTCGACGCCCAAAAGGCCGGTGCCGACCAGTTCGCCGCCGATGATGCCGACCGCGCTGAACAGGGCGGCCAACAGCGGCATCGCCAGAAGCCCGGCCAGAAAGCGCGGCGTGATGATCCGCTTGACCGGATCCACCGCCATCATTTCCATGCCGGACAGTTGCTCGGTCGCTTTCATCAGGCCGATCTCGGCCGTCAATGCCGAGCCGGCGCGACCGGCGAACAATAGGGCCGAAACGACCGGGCCGAGTTCCCTGACCAAGGAGGCCGCAACCATGAGTCCCAGCGTTTCTTCGGCGCCGAAGTCGGACAGAATGTAATAACCCTGAAGGCCCAGAACCATGCCGACGAACAGGCCCGAAATGACGATGATCAGAAACGACAGCACGCCCACCGAATACATCTGGTTGACCAGCAGGCGGAGCCGGGGCAATACCGTGGGAATGCCGGACACCGTATGGAACAGAAAGCGGGTCCCCCGGCCCAGTTTGGTAAAGCCGGCGCGGGTGTTTTTGCCTAGGAACTGCAGAAATTGAGTCATATCGAGTTGTCGTTAATAACGCTTTCCGGTCGACAGCAGATCGTCCAGATAGTCTCTGGCCGGATAATGAAAATGCACGGGGCCGTCGGCGGAGCCGTTCATGAACTGCTGCACCCAGGGCGAGGCGGAATGGGCAATTTCCGACGGAGTTCCCTGGCCGACCACTTTGCCGTCCGAAATCAGATAGATGTAATCGGCAATGGCCGAGGTTTCCTGCACGTCGTGCGAGACGATGACGCTGGTCAGGTTCAACGTGGTGTTCAACGATTTGATCAGATGCACCAGCGCTCCCATCGAAATCGGATCCTGGCCGGTAAACGGCTCGTCGTATAGGATCATCATCGGGTCCAGCGCAATGGCGCGGGCGAGCGCAATGCGCCGGGCCATGCCGCCCGACAGTTCGTTCGGCATCAGGGTGCGGGCGCCGCGCAGTCCTACGGCCTGCAATTTCATCAGCACCAGCGTGCGGATCATCGATTCGGGCAGGTGCGTGTGTTCCCGGAGCGGGAAGGCGACGTTGTCATAAACGCTCATGTCGGTTAGCAGAGCGCCGCTCTGGAACAACATGCCCATCCGCTTGCGCAGTTCGTACAATTCGGCCCGGCGCAGACGATGCACGTTTCGGCCGTCGACCTCCACCGTGCCGGCGTCGGGCGTTAGTTGTCCGCCGATGAGTTTGAGCAGAGTGGTTTTGCCGGTGCCGCTGGGACCCATGATTGCGGTGATTTTGCCGCGCTGGAGGTCAAGCGAAATGTCGTCGAAAATTTTCTTGTCCCCGCGCGAAAAAGACAAATTTCGAACCGAAACCAGAGGATTTTGTGAGTTGACGCTGTTTTCCATGCGGCGATCGGAATATCGATAAAAGACAATCTAAACCCGCTATTTTGAATGAATATTCCTTATAAAGTCAATAAATTGCGGCAATTTTTATAAATCCCCCGAAACTATGAAGGGCGGCGGACCGGAACGGAAGCGGCGATTTCTCTCGTACCGGTCCCGCCCGGTCATTCCGGGAGCGCTTCGGCGGATTCCCCCTGGCCGCGGCGTTGAATTTAGGACATAACCCGGATAAACATGTCATAATGTGCATTTTTTGAATGTTATTTCAGGATTATCAAGGGCATGATCCCGCCATGCCGGAGCTTGACGCGACGAGCCAGCCGATGATGAAACTACACGACTCAAAGCTACGCGAGCTGGGCCTGGCGGTTATCCAGGTCGAGGCTCAGGCCGTGGCGGCCCTGGCCGAGCAGGTGGACGACCATTTTATCTCGGCCTGCAAGCTGATGTTCAATTGCCCGGGCCGGGTCGTCGTCACCGGAATGGGTAAGTCGGGGCATATTGCCGGCAAGATCGCCGCCACCCTGGCCAGTACCGGAACGCCCGCGTTTTTCGTCCATCCGGGCGAAGCCAGCCACGGCGATCTGGGAATGATTACCAAGCAGGACGTCGTGCTGGCGTTGTCGAATTCCGGCGAAACCGAAGAAGTGTTGACCATCCTGCCGATCATCAAACGGCTGGGCGTGCCGCTGATCGCGATGACCGGCAATCCGGCGTCCACTCTCGCCCTCGCCGCGACTACCCACATCAACGTCGGCGTCAAACAGGAAGCCTGCCCGCTCGGTCTGGCCCCGACCTCCAGTACGACGGCGGCGCTGGTAATGGGCGATGCACTGGCGGTCTCGCTGCTGGAAGCGCGAGGTTTTACCCGCGACGACTTTGCCTTGTCGCATCCGGGCGGGAGCCTCGGCAAGCGCCTGTTGTTGAGGGTCTGCGACCTCATGCACGTCGGCGATAAAATGCCCTCGGTTCCGAAATCGGCGCTGGTCACCGAAGCCCTGCTGGAAATGACCGAAAAAAAGCTGGGAATGACGGCGATTGTCGATTCCTTCGGGAAAGTCGCGGGCATTTTTACCGACGGCGATCTGAGGCGCATGCTGGGTAAAAATCTGGACGTCGGCAAAACTTCGATTGCCGAGGTGATGACGGCGAACTGCACCGTCATTCCGCCCGACATTCTGGCCGCCGAGGCCATGGAGATCATGGAGCGGAAAAGAATCAACGCCCTAATCGTGACCGACGCCGGGCATCGGGCGGTCGGCGCG from Methylosarcina fibrata AML-C10 harbors:
- the hisD gene encoding histidinol dehydrogenase; its protein translation is MTELRMTRLDAAAPDFDRQLEQLLAWNESEDLDVHRRVIDILADIRSRGDQALVEYTNRFDRRQITQAGELEMPKAVLKQAWDGLPQDQAKALQTAADRIRAYAEHQKMASWEFTEADGTVLGQKITPLDRVGLYVPGGKAAYPSSVLMNAIPAKVAGVAELIMVVPTPGGEANSMVLAAAWLAGVDRVFTVGGAQAVAALAYGTGTIPPVAKIVGPGNIYVATAKKLVFGQVGIDMIAGPSEILIICDGKTDPDWIAMDLFSQAEHDENAQAILISDDPGFLDAVEASIRRLLPTMERADIIRASLTERGALIRVDHLLVAASVANRIAPEHLELSVAEPEALSRHIRHAGAIFMGRYTAEALGDYCAGPNHVLPTSGTARFSSPLGVYDFQKRTSLINCSPAGARTLGRAASILARGEQLTAHARSAEYRTE
- a CDS encoding KpsF/GutQ family sugar-phosphate isomerase, coding for MKLHDSKLRELGLAVIQVEAQAVAALAEQVDDHFISACKLMFNCPGRVVVTGMGKSGHIAGKIAATLASTGTPAFFVHPGEASHGDLGMITKQDVVLALSNSGETEEVLTILPIIKRLGVPLIAMTGNPASTLALAATTHINVGVKQEACPLGLAPTSSTTAALVMGDALAVSLLEARGFTRDDFALSHPGGSLGKRLLLRVCDLMHVGDKMPSVPKSALVTEALLEMTEKKLGMTAIVDSFGKVAGIFTDGDLRRMLGKNLDVGKTSIAEVMTANCTVIPPDILAAEAMEIMERKRINALIVTDAGHRAVGALNMHDLIRAGIR
- a CDS encoding ABC transporter ATP-binding protein, with the translated sequence MENSVNSQNPLVSVRNLSFSRGDKKIFDDISLDLQRGKITAIMGPSGTGKTTLLKLIGGQLTPDAGTVEVDGRNVHRLRRAELYELRKRMGMLFQSGALLTDMSVYDNVAFPLREHTHLPESMIRTLVLMKLQAVGLRGARTLMPNELSGGMARRIALARAIALDPMMILYDEPFTGQDPISMGALVHLIKSLNTTLNLTSVIVSHDVQETSAIADYIYLISDGKVVGQGTPSEIAHSASPWVQQFMNGSADGPVHFHYPARDYLDDLLSTGKRY
- the petA gene encoding ubiquinol-cytochrome c reductase iron-sulfur subunit gives rise to the protein MNKEGVDKSKRQFLTSALTVVGAVGTGYLAVPFLAQMQPSVKTMAAGAPVEVDISKMESGQLLRVAWRGKPVWILNRTPEVLATLQTLDSELRDPLSEESIQPSYTKNPVRSIKPEIFVAIGICTHLGCSPTFRPEIAPADLGDKWKGGFFCPCHGSWFDLAGRVYRGVPAPTNLEIPPYRYVTDTLLVIGESTNEASA
- the murA gene encoding UDP-N-acetylglucosamine 1-carboxyvinyltransferase; amino-acid sequence: MDKLIITGGTQLSGELRISGAKNAALPILAATLLSEKPIMVGNIPHLHDITTTMELLGRMGVHLLVDEKMNIEVDSSSITSYEAPYELVRTMRASILVLGPLLARFGEAHVSLPGGCAIGTRPVDIHLNGLMKMGAEITVEGGYIHARAKRLKGCRLVLEQVTVTGTENLMMAAALAEGTTILENAAKEPEVTDLAHFLNKMGANISGIGSDVLVIEGADRLGVDNLHYTILPDRIETGTYLVAAAITGGSVKLKNTRPDILDAVLEKLTEAGADVTTGDDWIKLDMHGKRPKAVSVRTAPYPAFPTDMQAQFIALNTVAEGVGIITETVFENRFMHVQELQRMGADIKLESNTAICTGVNKLTAAPIMATDLRASASLVIAALAAEGSTLVDRIYHIDRGYDHIEEKLAQLGATIRRVPN
- a CDS encoding STAS domain-containing protein — translated: MSKLNIIDKGGGLFLIDGDLTFATIDKRTLKASSFLNSGKDVTIDLAQVACTDSAGLALLIEWLKRARARRTHLHFRNIPQQLLTLAKLSGFDKTSHFQSHAD
- the hisG gene encoding ATP phosphoribosyltransferase: MLTIAVSKGRIYEEALPFLADAGIMPVDDPKTCRKLILQTTREDVQLVIIRATDVPTFVEYGAADLGIAGKDVLLEHGAESLYEPLDLNIACCRLMTAVPKDAPPPQGRLRVATKYVKTAQRYFADRGIQAEIIKLYGSMELAPLVGLADCIVDLVDTGNTLRANNLEPRDLIMNVSSRLVVNKAAMKMKNQAIATLLEQFETTLAQR
- the mlaE gene encoding lipid asymmetry maintenance ABC transporter permease subunit MlaE; this translates as MTQFLQFLGKNTRAGFTKLGRGTRFLFHTVSGIPTVLPRLRLLVNQMYSVGVLSFLIIVISGLFVGMVLGLQGYYILSDFGAEETLGLMVAASLVRELGPVVSALLFAGRAGSALTAEIGLMKATEQLSGMEMMAVDPVKRIITPRFLAGLLAMPLLAALFSAVGIIGGELVGTGLLGVDEGSYWSQMQANIDFYDDIVNGVIKSLVFGFVTTWIALFEGYDSVPTSEGVSRATTRTVVNSAFSILGLDFILTALMFGDD
- the hisC gene encoding histidinol-phosphate transaminase, producing the protein MTQTDPVSSVFRQEVLALSAYKVANAHGLIKLDAMENPYSWPEDVKKSWLATLAECQLNRYPDPEAAELAATLRSVYRIPAESALLLGNGSDELIQLLLMALPPNAGVLSPDPGFVMYRQISRCLGLNYIGVPLQPDSFELDLPALLSAVERHRPSIIFLAYPNNPTGNLFNAASIDEIIRSAPGLVVIDEAYEPFAGASFLPEAGRRHNLLVMRTVSKLGLAGLRLGYMAGHPDWIEQLNKIRLPYNINILTQASARFALTHKALFDEQTQKICAERKIVFDRLKQLDGITPYPSAANFILFRTQPGRADGIFASLLRQGVLIKNLNPQGGALTDCLRVTVGKPEENARFLSALTKTLSA
- the mlaD gene encoding outer membrane lipid asymmetry maintenance protein MlaD — encoded protein: MQSTTTQDTLIGLFVAAGIAGLFFLALQVSNLSTFIEQDSYTVIARFDNSGGLKVKSPVSVAGVKIGQVSSIGFDPETYQSVVKMSIYSQYDNLPSDTTASVFTAGLLGEQYVSLEPGGSEEYLKEGSNIEITQSAIILEKAIGQFLFKSAEEKKK